One region of Hoeflea sp. 108 genomic DNA includes:
- a CDS encoding hydantoinase/oxoprolinase family protein, whose product MVEKIPAGAGDVVAGIDVGGTFTDLLLLDGANGGSVRIAKTPTTVENQAYGVMSALEQTGFPIAGIDLIVHGTTTTTNAVLERRLARTGMITTRGFRDVIELGRRTRPQAYGMTGTFVPVIPRDLRLEVSERIEASGQVRTPLDEGEVRDAVRRLLDADCEALVIHFLHAYANPAHERRAAEIAAETWPSGHITTGHSLLSEAREFERGVTASVNAAVQPILKRYVGRLGQELEARGYGRDFLVMNGNGGMISARFVTCEAAKTVMSGPASGVIAAAYTGRRAGFQNLVTYDMGGTSTDVALIRNAEPAVSNEIEIEYAMPIHVPMVAVHTVGAGGGSIARVDASGLIQVGPESAGANPGPICYGRGGTEPTITDANLVLGRLDPKKLLAVDTPATVEAVRKIFEDRIGKATGLDGVASAGAVLRLGNIKMAGAIRMVSVSRGHDPRDFTLFAFGGAGPLHASALARELGLPRVLVPARPGITNALGCVVADMRHDFVNTVNQPVAALDEAHMRAVLARHRAEGEALIAKEAIRPQSIRVSHSTDMQFVGQTHLINVPLPSADITRAVLQELFEKAYFARFKVELPEIRANLVNLNTSVTGVRPDIDLSRLIDPAGRAATLAAALREVRSVWFEGTWHDTPVYEREKLPLDAALEGPAIIEQMDATTVLEPGDQARSDLDGNIIVEVRR is encoded by the coding sequence ATGGTCGAGAAAATTCCCGCGGGGGCGGGAGACGTCGTGGCGGGGATTGACGTCGGAGGGACGTTCACCGACCTGCTGCTTCTCGACGGCGCCAATGGCGGTTCGGTCCGCATCGCCAAGACACCCACCACGGTCGAAAACCAGGCGTATGGCGTGATGTCGGCGCTGGAGCAGACCGGCTTTCCGATCGCCGGCATCGACCTGATCGTCCACGGCACGACCACCACCACCAATGCCGTGCTGGAGCGCCGGCTTGCACGCACGGGCATGATCACCACGCGCGGCTTTCGCGACGTGATCGAACTCGGGCGCCGCACCCGGCCACAGGCCTATGGCATGACCGGCACCTTCGTGCCCGTCATCCCCCGCGACCTCAGGCTGGAGGTGAGCGAGCGGATCGAGGCCTCGGGCCAGGTGCGCACGCCACTCGACGAAGGCGAAGTAAGGGACGCTGTGCGCCGCTTGCTCGACGCCGACTGCGAGGCATTGGTCATCCATTTCCTGCATGCCTACGCCAACCCCGCGCATGAGCGCCGGGCGGCCGAGATCGCCGCGGAGACCTGGCCCAGCGGCCACATCACGACGGGTCATTCGCTGCTGTCGGAGGCGCGCGAATTCGAGCGCGGGGTAACCGCCTCGGTAAACGCCGCTGTGCAGCCGATCCTCAAGCGTTATGTCGGGCGGCTGGGGCAGGAGCTGGAGGCGCGCGGCTATGGCCGCGACTTCCTTGTCATGAACGGCAATGGCGGCATGATCTCGGCCCGCTTCGTGACGTGCGAAGCGGCCAAGACCGTGATGTCTGGCCCGGCCTCGGGCGTCATCGCCGCCGCCTATACAGGGCGCCGCGCCGGTTTCCAAAACCTCGTCACCTACGACATGGGCGGCACCTCGACAGACGTGGCGCTGATCCGCAATGCCGAGCCGGCGGTGTCGAACGAAATCGAGATCGAATATGCGATGCCGATCCACGTGCCGATGGTGGCGGTGCATACGGTGGGGGCCGGCGGCGGCTCTATCGCGCGTGTCGACGCTTCCGGGCTGATCCAGGTCGGGCCGGAAAGTGCCGGCGCCAATCCCGGTCCGATCTGTTATGGCCGCGGCGGCACAGAGCCGACGATCACCGACGCCAATCTGGTGCTCGGGCGACTCGACCCAAAGAAGCTGCTCGCCGTCGATACCCCTGCAACCGTCGAGGCGGTGCGCAAGATCTTCGAAGACAGGATCGGCAAGGCGACCGGGCTGGACGGCGTTGCCTCCGCAGGCGCGGTGCTGAGGCTCGGCAACATCAAGATGGCGGGCGCCATCCGCATGGTGTCGGTGTCGCGCGGCCACGACCCGCGCGACTTCACGCTGTTTGCCTTCGGCGGCGCCGGGCCGCTGCATGCCTCGGCGCTCGCCCGCGAACTCGGCCTGCCCAGGGTGCTGGTGCCGGCGCGCCCCGGCATCACCAACGCGCTGGGCTGCGTGGTGGCCGACATGCGCCACGACTTCGTCAACACCGTCAACCAGCCGGTAGCGGCACTCGACGAGGCGCACATGCGCGCTGTGCTCGCCCGGCACAGGGCCGAGGGCGAGGCGCTGATCGCCAAGGAAGCCATCCGCCCCCAGAGCATTCGCGTCAGCCATTCCACCGACATGCAGTTTGTGGGGCAGACGCATCTCATCAACGTGCCGCTGCCATCGGCTGACATCACCCGCGCCGTGTTGCAGGAGCTGTTTGAAAAGGCCTATTTCGCACGCTTCAAGGTCGAACTCCCGGAAATCCGCGCCAACCTGGTCAATCTCAACACCTCTGTCACCGGCGTCCGCCCCGACATCGACCTCAGCCGGTTGATCGACCCGGCAGGGCGGGCAGCGACGCTCGCAGCTGCGTTGCGCGAGGTCCGGTCGGTCTGGTTCGAAGGCACCTGGCACGACACGCCGGTCTACGAGCGCGAGAAACTGCCGCTGGATGCCGCGCTCGAAGGTCCTGCGATCATCGAGCAGATGGACGCGACAACGGTGCTGGAGCCCGGTGACCAAGCCCGGTCGGACCTGGATGGAAACATCATTGTCGAGGTGCGGCGATGA
- a CDS encoding ferredoxin--NADP reductase, whose amino-acid sequence MNSQVALDTAEAKPLQFPIPANVYAETVVSVKHYTDRLFAFRVTRPQSLRFRSGEFVMIGLPNAEKPVYRAYSVASPSWDDELEFFSIKVPDGPLTSELQKIQPGDTILIRQKATGTLVLDALTPGKRVFMISTGTGIAPFASLLRDPDTYERFEQVVLTHTCRDVAELAYGQELVANLESDPLIGELTHGRVTLYNSTTREESERMGRITALISSGKFFSDLGIDKFDPETDRIMICGSMHMLKDVKELAESLGFVEGSLNEPGTFVVERAFVG is encoded by the coding sequence ATGAATAGCCAAGTTGCGCTGGACACGGCAGAGGCCAAGCCGCTGCAGTTCCCTATTCCGGCAAATGTATACGCCGAGACAGTGGTGTCGGTGAAGCATTATACCGACCGCCTCTTTGCCTTCCGCGTGACCCGTCCGCAGTCGCTGCGCTTCCGCTCGGGCGAATTCGTCATGATCGGCCTGCCCAATGCCGAGAAGCCGGTCTACCGCGCCTATTCGGTGGCGAGCCCCTCCTGGGACGACGAGCTCGAATTCTTCTCGATCAAGGTGCCTGACGGTCCGCTGACTTCGGAGCTGCAGAAGATCCAGCCGGGCGACACCATCCTGATCCGCCAGAAGGCCACCGGCACGCTGGTGCTTGATGCGCTCACCCCGGGCAAGCGCGTGTTCATGATCTCCACCGGCACCGGCATCGCGCCCTTCGCGAGCCTGCTGCGCGACCCCGACACCTATGAGCGTTTCGAACAGGTCGTGCTGACCCACACCTGCCGCGACGTCGCCGAACTGGCCTATGGCCAGGAACTGGTCGCCAATCTCGAGAGTGATCCGCTGATCGGCGAGCTGACCCATGGCCGCGTCACGCTCTACAATTCGACGACGCGTGAAGAGTCCGAGCGCATGGGCCGCATCACTGCGCTGATCTCGTCGGGCAAGTTCTTCAGCGATCTCGGCATCGACAAGTTCGATCCCGAGACCGACCGCATCATGATCTGCGGCTCGATGCACATGCTCAAGGACGTCAAGGAACTGGCCGAAAGCCTCGGTTTCGTCGAGGGTTCGCTCAACGAGCCCGGCACCTTCGTCGTCGAGCGTGCTTTCGTCGGCTGA
- the deoC gene encoding deoxyribose-phosphate aldolase, which produces MSGKPREAEMQSSATVTPLPSRLAANAAETHAIARNPGMALDLGFLESMRSINRSALERRVGTLTKRRSIKADNQAAWLLRSISLMDLTTLNSNDTDERVRRLCAKALNPLRRDLVEALGLGEVVIRPAAVCVYHPFVATAVEAVKGSGIHVAAVSTAFPHGLAPLSTRLAEIEASVADGADEIDVVIPRGLVFGARWQELYDEIKQMRAACGEAHLKVILGTGDLATLRNVTLASMVAMMAGADFIKTSTGKESVNATLPVGLAMVRAIRAYHEQTGYLIGFKPAGGISTAKVSLDWLILMKEELGRPWLEPELFRFGASSLLTDIERQLEHHVSGRYSANHRHAMA; this is translated from the coding sequence ATGAGCGGCAAGCCGCGCGAAGCCGAAATGCAGTCTTCAGCCACGGTGACGCCGTTGCCTTCGCGCCTGGCTGCGAACGCGGCCGAGACGCACGCCATTGCCCGCAATCCCGGCATGGCGCTGGATCTGGGTTTTCTGGAATCGATGCGCAGTATCAACCGCTCGGCGCTGGAGCGACGGGTCGGCACACTGACCAAACGACGCTCGATCAAGGCCGACAACCAGGCGGCGTGGCTGTTGCGGTCGATCTCTTTGATGGACCTGACGACGCTCAACTCCAACGACACCGACGAGCGTGTACGGCGGCTCTGCGCCAAGGCGCTGAACCCGCTGCGGCGCGATCTTGTCGAGGCGCTCGGGCTGGGCGAAGTGGTGATCCGCCCGGCGGCGGTCTGCGTCTACCATCCGTTTGTGGCGACGGCCGTCGAGGCGGTGAAGGGTTCGGGCATCCATGTCGCGGCGGTGTCGACGGCTTTCCCGCATGGCCTGGCGCCCTTGTCGACGCGTCTCGCCGAGATCGAGGCGTCGGTCGCCGACGGCGCCGACGAGATCGACGTCGTCATTCCGCGTGGGCTGGTATTCGGTGCCAGGTGGCAGGAACTCTATGACGAGATCAAGCAGATGCGTGCTGCCTGCGGCGAGGCGCATCTGAAGGTCATCCTCGGCACCGGCGATCTGGCGACCTTGCGCAATGTGACGCTCGCTTCGATGGTGGCGATGATGGCGGGCGCCGACTTCATCAAGACCTCGACCGGCAAGGAAAGCGTCAATGCGACGCTGCCCGTCGGCCTCGCCATGGTCAGGGCCATCCGCGCCTATCACGAGCAGACCGGTTATCTCATCGGCTTCAAGCCGGCCGGCGGCATCTCGACGGCCAAGGTCTCGCTCGACTGGCTTATCCTGATGAAGGAAGAACTCGGCCGGCCGTGGCTCGAACCCGAACTGTTCCGCTTCGGCGCGTCGAGCCTTCTGACCGACATCGAACGCCAGCTCGAGCACCATGTCAGCGGCCGCTACTCGGCCAACCACCGCCACGCTATGGCGTGA
- a CDS encoding aldehyde dehydrogenase family protein, with protein sequence MNILERYHAMDYAPAPEARTEADAWLAGRDFSKSLFIAGDWRAGIDGKSFDTSDPATGKLLAKVSDASAADIEAAVAAARKALPKWSAASGYERAKVLYAIGRAMQRHQRLFAVLESLDNGKPIRESRDIDVPLAIRHFIHHAGWAQALDKEFPGRKAVGVVGQIIPWNFPLLMLAWKIAPALATGCTVVLKPAEFTPLTAILFAEICERAGVPKGVVNIVQGGPEAGAAIVNHPGIDKIAFTGSSEVGKIIRKATAGSGKKLSLELGGKSAFIVFEDADLDSAVEGLVDGIWFNQGQVCCAGSRLLVQESVADAFIAKVKTRMSRLRVGSPLDKNTDIGPLVDRTQLDRVRRLVEEGARQGAVCWQPDQDVPTTGYYHLPTLATGVAPANILAQEEVFGPVLATMSFRNTEEAVELANNTRYGLAASVWSENVNLALHVAPQLKAGVVWVNGTNMFDAACGFGGYRESGFGREGGREGLEEYLAPSEVHGPVIKPASAPKQAARDNGETPGIDRTAKLFIGGKQVRPDGNYALPVLTPKGKLAGEVGLGSRKDIRDAVSAARACKAWPEATAYNRAQVLYYLAENLSGRTEEFAARIVELTGASHKAAKAEVEQSIERLFWYAGMADKFEGRVHQPPARTVTLALHEPVGVIGIIAPDDAPLLGLISLLAPALAMGNTTVVVPSTTAPLVATDLYQVLEYSDIPAGAINIVTGHTAELTAVLAKHDDVDGLWVVAEAEICAKAEAESTGNLKRVWTGHGRCLDWPTAQGEAFLRRAIEVKNVWVPYGD encoded by the coding sequence ATGAACATCCTCGAACGATATCACGCCATGGATTACGCCCCAGCCCCCGAGGCCCGCACGGAAGCCGATGCCTGGCTCGCTGGCCGCGACTTCTCGAAGTCGCTGTTCATCGCGGGCGACTGGCGCGCCGGCATCGACGGCAAGAGCTTTGACACGTCGGATCCCGCTACCGGCAAGCTGCTGGCAAAGGTCTCTGACGCCTCTGCCGCCGACATCGAGGCAGCTGTGGCTGCCGCCCGCAAGGCGCTGCCGAAGTGGAGTGCTGCTTCGGGTTACGAGCGGGCCAAGGTGCTTTATGCCATCGGCCGCGCCATGCAGCGCCACCAGCGGCTGTTTGCGGTGCTGGAAAGCCTCGACAATGGCAAGCCGATCCGCGAGAGCCGCGACATCGACGTGCCCCTGGCGATCCGCCACTTCATCCACCATGCCGGCTGGGCCCAGGCGCTGGACAAGGAATTTCCCGGCCGCAAGGCAGTGGGTGTCGTCGGCCAGATCATCCCGTGGAACTTTCCGCTTCTGATGCTGGCCTGGAAGATCGCTCCCGCTCTCGCCACCGGCTGTACGGTGGTGCTGAAGCCGGCCGAATTCACGCCGCTCACCGCGATCCTGTTTGCCGAGATCTGCGAGCGCGCTGGTGTGCCCAAGGGTGTGGTCAACATCGTCCAGGGTGGCCCCGAGGCGGGGGCGGCGATCGTCAACCATCCCGGCATCGACAAGATCGCCTTCACCGGCTCGTCGGAGGTCGGCAAGATCATCCGCAAGGCGACTGCGGGCTCAGGCAAGAAGCTGTCGCTGGAGCTCGGCGGCAAGTCTGCCTTCATCGTTTTTGAGGACGCCGATCTCGACAGCGCGGTCGAGGGGCTCGTCGACGGTATCTGGTTCAACCAGGGTCAGGTCTGCTGCGCCGGTTCGCGCCTCCTGGTGCAGGAGAGCGTGGCCGACGCCTTCATCGCCAAGGTCAAGACACGCATGAGCCGGCTGCGTGTTGGTTCGCCGCTCGACAAGAACACCGACATCGGCCCGCTGGTCGACAGGACCCAGCTTGACCGGGTCAGGCGCCTGGTCGAGGAAGGCGCCAGACAGGGCGCGGTCTGCTGGCAGCCCGACCAGGACGTGCCCACGACTGGCTACTATCACCTGCCGACGCTGGCGACCGGTGTGGCGCCTGCCAACATTCTGGCCCAGGAAGAGGTGTTCGGGCCGGTGCTCGCCACCATGAGCTTCCGCAACACCGAAGAGGCGGTCGAACTCGCCAACAACACGCGCTACGGCCTTGCCGCCTCGGTGTGGAGCGAGAACGTCAATCTGGCGCTGCATGTCGCCCCGCAGCTCAAGGCCGGCGTGGTCTGGGTCAACGGCACCAACATGTTCGACGCCGCCTGCGGCTTTGGCGGCTATCGCGAAAGCGGCTTCGGCCGCGAGGGCGGCAGGGAAGGGCTGGAGGAATATCTCGCGCCGAGCGAGGTGCATGGCCCGGTCATCAAACCGGCCTCAGCGCCGAAGCAGGCCGCCCGCGACAATGGCGAGACGCCAGGCATCGACCGCACCGCCAAGCTGTTCATTGGTGGCAAGCAGGTGCGCCCCGACGGCAACTATGCGCTGCCGGTGCTGACGCCGAAGGGCAAGCTCGCGGGCGAGGTCGGTCTCGGCAGCCGCAAGGACATCCGCGACGCGGTCTCGGCCGCACGCGCCTGCAAGGCCTGGCCGGAAGCGACCGCCTACAACCGGGCCCAGGTTCTTTATTACCTCGCCGAAAACCTCTCCGGCCGCACCGAAGAGTTTGCGGCCCGCATCGTCGAACTGACCGGTGCCAGCCACAAGGCTGCCAAGGCCGAAGTCGAACAATCCATCGAACGGCTGTTCTGGTATGCCGGCATGGCCGACAAGTTCGAGGGCAGGGTGCACCAGCCGCCGGCACGCACGGTGACATTGGCGCTGCATGAGCCCGTCGGCGTCATCGGCATCATCGCCCCTGATGACGCGCCGCTGCTCGGCCTGATCTCGCTGCTCGCCCCGGCACTTGCCATGGGCAACACCACAGTCGTGGTCCCCTCGACCACGGCCCCGCTGGTTGCCACCGACCTCTACCAGGTGCTCGAATATTCCGACATTCCCGCCGGTGCGATCAACATCGTCACCGGGCACACGGCGGAACTCACAGCGGTCCTTGCCAAACACGATGACGTCGACGGCCTCTGGGTCGTCGCCGAAGCCGAGATCTGTGCCAAGGCGGAAGCGGAATCGACGGGCAATCTCAAGCGCGTCTGGACCGGCCACGGTCGTTGCCTCGACTGGCCAACCGCCCAGGGCGAAGCCTTCCTCCGCCGTGCCATCGAGGTCAAAAACGTCTGGGTCCCGTACGGCGACTGA
- a CDS encoding MarR family transcriptional regulator, translating into MSPADPGAGGYRLQDQIGFILRKAHQRHVAIFASHIADLTPPQFAALAKLRDMGETSQNQLGMLIAMDAATVKGVIDRLAARGLVQLSKHEVDKRRLQVRLTDEGRRAVDDLVPLARQITEETMAPLTEKDAATLVSLLAKIS; encoded by the coding sequence GTGAGCCCGGCGGATCCCGGTGCCGGCGGCTACCGGCTGCAGGATCAGATCGGCTTCATCCTGCGCAAGGCGCACCAGCGGCACGTGGCGATCTTCGCTTCGCACATCGCCGATCTGACGCCGCCGCAGTTCGCAGCGCTCGCCAAGCTGCGCGACATGGGCGAGACCTCGCAGAACCAGCTGGGCATGCTGATCGCCATGGACGCAGCGACGGTGAAGGGTGTGATCGACCGGCTGGCGGCGCGCGGGCTTGTCCAGCTCAGCAAGCACGAGGTCGACAAGCGCCGGCTGCAGGTGCGCCTGACCGATGAAGGGCGTCGCGCCGTCGACGACCTGGTGCCGTTGGCGCGGCAGATAACAGAGGAAACCATGGCGCCGCTGACGGAGAAGGATGCGGCGACATTGGTCAGCCTGCTGGCGAAGATAAGCTGA
- a CDS encoding amino acid synthesis family protein, translating into MPDFPIRKTAVIVEDIFHDGGPPAKVPRRRAAALAVVENPFAGRYVEELQGAMDDLKPLGLRLTDRLIEALGGDIKAIDGYGKGAIVGSAGELEHGALWHVPGGYAMRERLGEAKAIVPSAKKVGAFGARIDVPIGHINAAYVRSHFDAMDVGVPDGPRPDEIVFALVMTCGPRVQNRMGGLRAEDISARDGLR; encoded by the coding sequence ATGCCTGATTTTCCGATCCGAAAGACTGCAGTCATTGTCGAGGACATCTTTCACGACGGCGGGCCGCCGGCTAAAGTGCCCCGACGACGCGCGGCGGCGCTCGCGGTGGTGGAGAACCCCTTCGCCGGGCGCTATGTCGAAGAACTGCAAGGCGCGATGGATGATCTCAAGCCGCTCGGCCTGAGGCTCACGGATCGGCTGATCGAAGCCCTTGGCGGCGATATCAAGGCCATAGACGGTTACGGCAAGGGCGCCATCGTCGGATCGGCTGGAGAGTTGGAGCATGGCGCGCTCTGGCATGTGCCCGGCGGCTATGCCATGCGCGAGAGGTTGGGCGAGGCCAAGGCGATCGTACCTTCGGCCAAGAAGGTCGGCGCCTTCGGCGCGCGCATCGACGTACCGATCGGCCACATCAATGCCGCCTATGTGCGCAGCCATTTTGACGCCATGGATGTGGGGGTGCCCGATGGACCGCGCCCCGACGAGATCGTCTTCGCGCTGGTCATGACCTGTGGCCCGCGCGTTCAAAACCGCATGGGCGGACTCAGGGCCGAGGACATCTCGGCCCGGGATGGGCTCAGGTGA
- a CDS encoding UPF0280 family protein produces the protein MNAPEIAWLPDGRRLHFHHGPIDLIVQAFGDPAEVQAAYRQGAARFETMLGELVAELADLRRPAGRVVRQFSGPTARRMEAAVAPLADVFITPMAAVAGSVADEILASMTFGRSLSRAYVNNGGDIALHIAPGHRIDVAIAGTGRGLADRLTIPAEDPVRGIATSGWRGRSFSLGIADAVTVLARTGAAADAAATLIANAVDLPGHPKVARRPARELAPDSDLGDRLVTVDIGALDDDEITTALEAGSTVADIFMRQGSIQSAALFLGGHYRIRGKPGLAAFLGETRGEPVDA, from the coding sequence ATGAATGCACCCGAAATCGCGTGGCTGCCCGACGGGCGGCGTCTGCATTTCCACCACGGACCGATCGACCTGATCGTCCAGGCCTTCGGCGATCCGGCCGAAGTGCAGGCAGCCTACCGGCAAGGTGCAGCCCGCTTTGAGACGATGCTCGGGGAACTGGTCGCGGAACTCGCCGACCTGCGCCGCCCTGCCGGCCGCGTCGTCAGGCAGTTCAGCGGCCCGACCGCACGACGCATGGAGGCCGCCGTCGCTCCGCTGGCCGATGTTTTCATCACGCCAATGGCGGCCGTGGCCGGTTCCGTAGCCGACGAAATACTTGCCTCGATGACTTTCGGCCGCAGCCTCAGTCGCGCCTATGTCAACAATGGCGGCGACATCGCGCTGCACATCGCTCCCGGCCACAGGATCGACGTGGCCATAGCCGGTACGGGCCGCGGCCTGGCCGACCGCCTGACGATCCCTGCCGAAGATCCGGTTCGCGGCATTGCCACCAGCGGCTGGCGCGGACGCAGCTTCTCGCTCGGCATCGCCGACGCCGTCACTGTGCTCGCCAGAACCGGCGCCGCCGCCGATGCAGCAGCCACATTGATCGCCAACGCCGTCGACCTGCCCGGCCATCCCAAAGTCGCGCGCCGACCGGCCCGCGAGCTAGCGCCCGACAGCGACCTCGGCGACAGGCTCGTCACCGTCGATATCGGCGCGCTGGACGACGACGAAATCACCACTGCACTCGAGGCCGGGAGCACGGTGGCGGATATTTTCATGCGGCAAGGGTCGATCCAGTCCGCAGCGCTATTTCTTGGAGGTCACTACCGCATCCGCGGCAAGCCCGGGCTTGCCGCTTTCCTGGGTGAGACAAGGGGGGAACCTGTCGATGCCTGA